In Fundulus heteroclitus isolate FHET01 chromosome 18, MU-UCD_Fhet_4.1, whole genome shotgun sequence, a single genomic region encodes these proteins:
- the grk7b gene encoding rhodopsin kinase grk7-b: MGDLVGLDSLVANTAYLKALGMDRDKLRMQRVSFTLPKPRKSSASWAAAERTYESLCERQPIGRKLFQQFLRTAEPQCAAAAEFLEELSDWGFAEDGPKEKAKQRILSRFCQPQAPTFLSYLTTEDVRTCLALSDVNDEAAMGRMREATREFLRGRPFSEYLRSPFFCRFLQWKECERQKITDRYFYEFRTLGRGGFGEVCAVQVKHTGQMYACKKLDKKRLKKKGGERLALTEKQILEKVDSAFVVNLAYAYQSKTHLCLVMNLMSGGDLRFHIYELGERGIRMERVVYYAAQMVSGILHLHSMDIVYRDMKPENVLLDGKGQCRLSDLGLAVELPKGKMVCQRAGTTGYMAPEVLKQEYYRTSVDWWALGCSIYEMVAGRLPFKDFREKVQNSEVTRRTLEDDCKFEGKHFDGPTKDLINHLLRRKVAFRLGCRKDDDPRTHTFFKSINFHRLEGGLVEPPWVPKPNVVYTKDSEDFRDNSEIKDVKLDAKDEKFFKEFSTGAVSVRWQSEMIDSGVFDDMNNLEVNGHGHESVWTSRMCVVL, from the exons ATGGGTGACCTGGTGGGTCTGGACAGCTTGGTGGCCAACACGGCCTACCTGAAGGCCCTGGGGATGGACCGCGACAAGCTGAGGATGCAGCGGGTGTCCTTCACGCTGCCCAAGCCCAGGAAGTCCTCTGCTTCCTGGGCGGCAGCCGAGAGGACCTACGAGTCCCTCTGTGAGCGACAGCCCATAGGGAGGAAGCTGTTCCAGCAGTTCCTGCGGACCGCCGAGCCGCAGTGCGCGGCTGCCGCCGAGTTCCTGGAGGAGCTGAGCGACTGGGGTTTCGCTGAGGACGGACCCAAAGAGAAGGCCAAACAGAGGATACTGTCCCGGTTCTGCCAGCCTCAGGCGCCGACGTTCCTCTCCTACCTCACGACGGAGGACGTCAGGACGTGCCTGGCTCTGTCGGACGTCAACGACGAGGCAGCCATGGGCCGGATGAGAGAAGCAACCAGGGAGTTCCTGAGAGGAAGGCCTTTCTCGGAGTACCTGAGGAGCCCCTTCTTTTGCAGGTTTCTGCAGTGGAAGGAGTGCGAGAGGCAGAAGATTACTGACAGATATTTTTACGAGTTCAGGACTTTGGGCAGAGGCGGCTTCGGTGAG GTGTGTGCGGTGCAGGTCAAACACACAGGCCAGATGTACGCCTGCAAGAAGCTGGACAAGAAGCGCCTGAAGAAGAAGGGAGGCGAGAGGCTGGCCCTCACCGAGAAGCAGATCCTGGAGAAGGTCGACAGCGCCTTCGTCGTGAACCTGGCCTACGCTTACCAGAGCAAAACCCACCTGTGCCTGGTCATGAACCTGATGTCGGGGGGGGACCTCAGGTTTCACATCTACGAGCTGGGCGAGAGGGGCATCCGCATGGAGCGCGTGGTTTACTACGCCGCCCAAATGGTCTCCGGCATCCTCCACCTGCACTCCATGGACATCGTGTACCGCGACATGAAGCCTGAGAACGTGCTGCTGGACGGGAAGGGCCAGTGCCGCCTGTCGGACCTGGGACTGGCCGTGGAGCTGCCCAAAGGAAAGATGGTCTGCCAGAGG GCTGGTACGACTGGCTACATGGCCCCAGAGGTCCTGAAGCAGGAGTACTACCGCACGTCCGTGGACTGGTGGGCTCTGGGCTGCAGCATTTATGAGATGGTGGCGGGTCGCTTGCCCTTCAAAGACTTCAGGGAAAAGGTACAGAACAGCGAGGTGACCCGCCGTACTCTGGAGGACGACTGCAAGTTTGAAGGCAAACACTTTGACGGTCCAACCAAAGATTTAATCAACCACCTTCTCAGGAGGAAGGTTGCGTTTCGCCTCGGGTGCCG caaggATGACGACCCAAGGACTCACACATTTTTCAAGAGCATCAATTTCCACCGTCTGGAGGGAGGGCTTGTGGAGCCCCCCTGGGTGCCAAAACCAAACGTGGTCTACACCAAAGACAGCGAGGACTTTAGGGACAACTCCGAGATCAAGGATGTCAAGCTCGACGCCAAGGATGAGAAATTCTTCAAGGAGTTCAGCACGGGTGCCGTCTCCGTCCGCTGGCAGAGCGAAATGATCGACAGCGGCGTGTTTGACGACATGAACAACCTCGAAGTGAACGGCCACGGCCACGAGAGTGTGTGGACATCCAGGATGTGCGTCGTCTTGTGA